TATCCATCTAACCTCTGCTTCGGCACTTGAAAGTGCCACAACTTTTTGCTTCTTGCTTCTCCAAGTAACTAGGTTTCCTCCGACTAATGTGAAATAGCCCGATGTGGATTTTCGATCTCCTTTTTCACCTCCCCAACCCGCATCTGAGTATATTTGGTTGTTTAGGTGACCTTTGTTTTTGAATATAAAGCCATGTCCGACTGTGCCTTTAAGAGTTTAAGGTATTTGATGATTCTCCGGACTGCTTCCATGTGATGTAATTGAGGTTGATGCATGAACTCGCTAACGACACCTACTGCATATGTCAGAGCGAGTATGAGAAAGATAAATAAGCTTTCCAATGATCTTTTGATATTGTCTTTTGATATTGTCCTCGATCTGCTAGTTTAGCTAACAAACCCATACTTTAGATAATTTTTCCCACAAAAACTTCAGATAATTTTTCTTCAAGCTCCAAAGGTTCCCCAGCAAAACTAACAAACCCAAACTTCTTACCAAGTTGCGATCTTTTCTGTGCAATGAAGATATCCACAACCTTCCCAAACTTACTGAACAATTGTTTGAGGAGTTCATGGCCCCATTTTTCTGGAAAGTTGGTAAAATAAAAATTAGTCACCGGCACACCGCTTGGAACCCTAAGTCTGAATTGATGATTCACCTTTGTTGTAGGTTGAGTTTTGTTTCTCCTCCTTGTGACCTTAACCCATTCGCCATAGCCATCGTCGCCTTCTTGATGTTTTGTGTGTCCTTCAGTAGAGAGAAAAGGACCATCCATCGCCGCCTTCCTACTTTTTTTTCCTTCCATATTCGttgttcattattcatttttaaaaTGTCTCAAACTAATTGTTTACTTTTAAAATAGATAAGAATAAAGAGATAAAATCTATTTATACCCGTATTGTATGTATGTAAGATAAAAATATTGATAAAAAAATAAAGGTAAAACTGTAAAGTATAAAAaagtataatataataatgataataatttttatactATATATGTCGAGTAAATTTGGATTATGATGAGATTCCATACCTTTTGACCCAAGAAAGAACTCAGGAACCATAAGCGCACATAAGACTGGTTGAAAAGGtactttatttgaaaaatgataatttttgtaagtttcctaacaacttcctCATGAAAAGGACACAACGTGTTAAATCAAGTGACATTATTACTTTTGTAAGTTTCCAAGCAAATTCCTCATGTGGGTTCGGGTTCGGAACGTTCGTTGATGAAAGGGTTTTTTTCGAGGAGTTTAGAAAGTACTGTTTCAATTCTCCTCTGTCGGGTTCTATCACCGATGATGGAACCACTTTCTCCTTCAAGGCTTGTGCGGACAATGACGTTGACATAAACATCACCGGCCAAGGGGTTTGACTTGGTTTGTTAGTTTAATTGGATGTTTCCATTGTTAGATTTTTCTCTTTCTGGTTTACTgtcatctttgtagtttgtcaggCGTACTATTTGTTGGCGCTCGGCTGGTCTCGGGTTTAGTTAATTGTTGTTCGGGGTATAATGAATGGTTTAGTTTACTGTTTTCGAGCCTTGTATcgtgttttttttttctctttctgagaaaaagatttgttatgtaatattcatttttttttaaaaaaaaaaaaaaaagttcctcGTGGAAAGGTATTCCTTTTTTTTGGGAGAATCTAATACAAACCATATCTACTTGTTTACTCATCGGGTTTATTTATTTGGACCAGCACTGTTTGCTAATCGGACACCGtgcattctattttttttttttctacaataaaaataaaaatacattaTTACCCTTATGTACTAAATCTCATGAGAGATTTGGTCGTTTTGGCCAAATTCCGAAAACCAACGAcaacgccaaaaaaaaaaaaaaaaaaaatcccccCAAACTTTGAACAATATGCAATTTCAAACCCCGAAAGAGGGGTGTGAACCGTCAAATCGCCAATTTAATTGATAAattccacccaaatttttaacggacATATCTCCTCGCTCGACGCGCGTTAAAATTTTCCGACGccaccattcaactcgaaataatcttACGAACCtaacgcaactaactatacgcgaaacggtcgTTTTTCAAAAAAACAGACCATTATGTATACTAGGTACTAACCTCGTGTATCTAAACACAACCGTAGCAAAACGATTTTTATGTCAGCTATGATATGCGACCCGAAAGACCCCGCGACATCGCGCGGGTCACTTTTACTAGTTGTCatcattttataattatctaaAATTTAGTCACCACCCTCTTTCTTTATTATCACTCCAACCCAATACAGGAATCTTCAATTTCCTTTTGTCATTCATCACATTTTATAACTTCATCTGCCATTATTTTGAATCTCTTTCAACCACCACCACCGCCGCACTCCGTCGACCACTACCACCGCACCCCGGCTACGACCTCCATCACCACCTCCTCCACACCTCTGTCACCACCTACGCCACGCCTCCGTCACCACCTCCATCACAACTTCAGTCACCACCTCCGTCACCATATACAACCCTTTAAGCACTATGTACAAGTGTTTATGCAGAGTTAAGTTTCAAGTACTATATACAACTCTTAAGCATAACGTACAAGTACAAGTTTTAAGGACTATATACAACCCTTTAAGCACTATGTACAAGTGTTTATGCACACTGTACAATTTTTAAGAATAATGAAGGGGGAAATGGTGGAGGAGGAGAGAGGGGTCAGGTTTTTACACAGATGATGTGAGATGTTGATGAATAATAAGAAAAATGTCCAAATAGTAGGACTCTTAGTCATCTCATAAATCACTAATACCTTTTACATTTCACTAATGGTTATCCTCACTGAAATTTCGGAATCATCTTCATCTGGTAATCAAAAGTATGATGTTTTTCTAAGTTTTCGAGGTGCTGATACCCGTAATAACTTCACTGATCACCTCCAGAATGCCCTTGTGGGTGCTAATCTCAAAACCTTTTTGGACAACGAAGAGATTCATACCGGGTTATATTTGAAACCGGAATTAGAGGATGCTATCAAAGCATCCCGGGCTTCTGTTATCGTGTTGTCTAAGAATTATGCTTCGTCAACGTGGTGTCTAGATGAACTCGTATTGATCCTTGAGCAACATAAGACCTGCGGCCAGATTGTTATCCCGATCTTCTATCATGTGGAGCCCACTGATTTAAGGAAGCAACAAAATAGCTTCAAAGTTGCAATGGATGAGCATAAAAAGAAGATGGAAGCAGAGTCAGATTTGGGGAAAAAAAGTGTGTTAGCTAAAAAGATAGAAAAGTGGAAGGAAGCACTAACAAAAGTTGCTGATTTAAAAGGGCTTGATGCAAAGGACAGGTAACAACTTTTTTGAATTTTGAAGTTGTTAGTTCTCTAATCGATATTTACAACTAAATTTTTGGTtatcgtgtgtatatatatatatatatatatatatatatatatatatatatatatatatatatatatatattgtggaagTATCAAATGACAACTTTTTTTGGGTGAAAATCATGGGACCCCGTTGTCGAGCAAAAATGGGCACGGTCGAGCAAAAATGGGCATGTTCGAGCATTTAAGTGTTCTACAAGTttttgtagaacatcatgtagaacaagctagaacatgatgttctacatcaattTTCTTCAAATTAGCTTTAgggttagaatttagggtttagggtttagatttatggtgtagattgagtttttaacacgaacgatttagagtttaaggtttagagtttaggatttagggttttgtCTCTGAACCCACAACCCTAAACAATAAACTTTAAATCGAGCtaaatttgaaagaaaaaaaaaattttgaattcaaACATACGCTCGaataacacgataattgttatatattacttcttcgagcgttttccccgccaaaataaaaacatttatcacaaagtgtctttattaaatgttcatattttcatccaatctataatcttcgtgcacaaagttttttcaaaaaaagaaaaaaaaaattgcttcccccgattagttacttcccccttcatgctaccactatatatatatatatatatatatatatatatatatatatatatatatatatattaaaaggatccctagagaactagagtatgtagagaacccatagaactcatagattgaacttcaatctatgtggagattgagcttcaatctatgaaAAAAACAAAAGTcgatctgaaaaaaaaaaaaaaaaaaaaaaaaaaatctgcaaaaaaaaaacagtcaatctgcacaGGGAAAAAAAAAGTctgactcaatctgcacaaaaaaaaatcAATCTGCCCAGAAAAAAAAAGTcgatctgaaaaaaaaaaaaattgcaaaaaaaaaaaaacgcagattgactcaatctgcacaaaaaaaaagtcaatctgcacagaaaaacagtcaatctgcaaaaaaaaaaaaaaggcaaaaaaacgtcaatcttcacaaaaaaaaagtcaatctgcatagaaaaaaaagtcaatctgcaaaaaaaagtcaatctgcatagaaaaaaaaagtcaatctgcacacaaaaaaaaagtcaatctgcacagaaaaaaaagtcaatctgcaaaaaaaaaaaaaaaaaaaaaaaaaaaaaaaaaaaaaaattctgcagctgattgactcaatctgcacgagttccatgggttctctactacctttggttctccatggatcctcaccctatatatatatatatatatatatatatatatatatatatataagagataaCTTCTAACTATACAACGCAATGATATAGGAGATAATACAATAACTATCCAAGATACACGGATGATCTTGTTTCCCTAATAGTTGCCTCTTTTACTATTTACTACTTTTTTCAGGCCAGAAGTGAAGTTTATAAAAGAAATCATCGAGGACATCTACCGCAAATTAGATGGAACTATAAGTAGTTCTCTGCCACTACTTGTTGGGATGGATGATTCCATTGATTTCTTAACTTCATGGTTGAAAGATGTTTCCTCACATAGGGTTGACATTCTTACTATTTCCGGCATGAGTGGGATCGGAAAGACATCTGTAGCAAATCACGTCTACAAGTTACATCGTCATAAATTTGACGCAAGTTGCTTTCTTGAAAAAATCAGTTTGAGTTGTGCTCAATTTAATGGAATGCTTGGTTTACAGAAACAGCTTCTTGGCAGCGTTCTTAAAACAAGTCCAGTTCATGTTGATCGTGTTTCTGATTACACCTCACATATTGAAAGTGCATTATCCCGTAAAAAGGTATTTCTAGTTCTTGATGATATTGATAATGTCAATCAGTTAAATGAGTTACTAGGAAACAAAGATCATCATCCAGGAAGCAAAATCATAATAACAGCCAAGAACGCCTCGTTCACAGAGCGTTATGCACTATTTAACCTGCAAGTTAAGCCTAAGACAATAGAGCACAAGCCTATAGAGCACAGACTTGAAAGGTTAGATGAAGATGCATCGCAAAAACTTCTATTTCTTCATGCATTCAAGTGTGAAGAACCCAAAGTTGGCTATATGGAGGTTTCAAAAGATGTTGTGAAGTATTGTGGAGGACATCCGATGGCTCTTAAATTATTGGGAAACTATCTGCATCAAAAAAGTGTTGCTTACTGGGAAGCATGCATTAATGGGCTAAAAAAAGGGGAAGAAGAAGCTCTTTTTGATATAAAGGATATCTTGAAAAAGATCTTCGACAAGTTGCACAAAAATGACAAGGAATTATTTAAGTATATTGCTTGTTTTTTTGTTGGAATGAAGAGAGATATTACTGAAACAATATTAAATGCATGTGATTTAAACGCCACAATTGGGATAAGTCATCTCATTGACAGATGTCTTCTTGATATTGGAAGGAATGCCGAGTTAACGATGCATTCATTAATTCATGAGATGGGAATACATGTCGTAGATGATGAATCTGAGAATCCCGAGGAGCGTAGTAGATTATGGCGTCATACAGATTCATACAAAGTGTTGAAAAACAAGACGGTACGTAAAAGGCCATACAtgcttttatatataaatactagTATTGAAAATTATTTTGATTTTTTTATCATGTACGTATGTAacacttatattaattatatacatttttTTTGTTCCATTATTCTTAGGGTACGGAAAATATCAAAGGCCTCAGCCTTGACATTAATATAATTCAAAAAGGAAAGTTACACAAATCATTATTTAAGCTGGAAACAGATGCATTAAGTAGGATGGATAAGCTAATGCTACTACAACTTAACAATGTGCAACTTGAAGGGTCTTATGAAAAATTTCCTAAGAAATTAAGATGGTTGTGCATGCAATGGTTCCCTTTAGAGTCTCTACCTTCAGGCTTTCCAATGAAGAAACTAGTTGCTCTTGACTTGTCTTATAGCAGTATCACATCTTTCAACATGTGTTCTATTAATCCACAGCCACCTGTAAGAAGTTAGAGTGATACACaattttaatttaaaagttttCTCATGTTGAATCACTCTAGtagtt
This genomic stretch from Rutidosis leptorrhynchoides isolate AG116_Rl617_1_P2 chromosome 11, CSIRO_AGI_Rlap_v1, whole genome shotgun sequence harbors:
- the LOC139874943 gene encoding disease resistance protein RUN1-like, giving the protein MVILTEISESSSSGNQKYDVFLSFRGADTRNNFTDHLQNALVGANLKTFLDNEEIHTGLYLKPELEDAIKASRASVIVLSKNYASSTWCLDELVLILEQHKTCGQIVIPIFYHVEPTDLRKQQNSFKVAMDEHKKKMEAESDLGKKSVLAKKIEKWKEALTKVADLKGLDAKDRPEVKFIKEIIEDIYRKLDGTISSSLPLLVGMDDSIDFLTSWLKDVSSHRVDILTISGMSGIGKTSVANHVYKLHRHKFDASCFLEKISLSCAQFNGMLGLQKQLLGSVLKTSPVHVDRVSDYTSHIESALSRKKVFLVLDDIDNVNQLNELLGNKDHHPGSKIIITAKNASFTERYALFNLQVKPKTIEHKPIEHRLERLDEDASQKLLFLHAFKCEEPKVGYMEVSKDVVKYCGGHPMALKLLGNYLHQKSVAYWEACINGLKKGEEEALFDIKDILKKIFDKLHKNDKELFKYIACFFVGMKRDITETILNACDLNATIGISHLIDRCLLDIGRNAELTMHSLIHEMGIHVVDDESENPEERSRLWRHTDSYKVLKNKTGTENIKGLSLDINIIQKGKLHKSLFKLETDALSRMDKLMLLQLNNVQLEGSYEKFPKKLRWLCMQWFPLESLPSGFPMKKLVALDLSYSSITSFNMCSINPQPPLLGSLKILDVSFCKQLRSLGDFSKFYKLERLTATYCISLIEICESIELCSELVFLDLSYCTKLEKLLLKKLEKVKTLVLDGCIFGESQIESRDMDSLEMLNLNNISVNSQTSSSSIVLATRRNLNFFEVSFPYSLVTLSLKNNNLTNESFPVDLSSLSMLKELHLDMNPIVSMPSCVSTLPRLKILGMIACFKLTSVKHPPPTLTGLRTEACQVLKKVVFNPEMTPMLFSMTSCYPSSSLPMVIEGALKVQPMEDVEKRVLCALRWSNLDYTIYKCTMYYEFGIFSTIYEGKEMPNWISDIRENGPSISFTIPSSPNKNLTGLNMCCVLFTDPDIKLKMPMIKISNITRNCTWMYIHYMGPHTFLPGEYSIYISHWMFTKNDMEPGDHVTINMLTWRVDGEDPTLECGISFVYDDGNQEVLFKAFSPKKSNLHDPAIEVTENEIKESGTSTSEGVQRTNKPDARHTEESSTTNMIFETSTHHPCHFFGLAKQAFLKCLGID